One genomic region from Lepisosteus oculatus isolate fLepOcu1 chromosome 20, fLepOcu1.hap2, whole genome shotgun sequence encodes:
- the rbl2 gene encoding retinoblastoma-like protein 2 isoform X3, translating to MNEEEEASQATRQRFEDLCRALNMDEAAGDEAWRNYEKINKNYTLEGSELHWLACSLYVACRTAVPTVGKGTAEGNYVSLTRILRCSEQSLIEFFSKMKKWEDMASLPPHFREHTRKLERNFTVSAVIFKKYAPIFQDIFRDPSQDPPRVQRSRKQRRRHPCTVSEVFSFCWILFVHAKGNFPMISDDLVNSYHLLLCALDLVYCNALLCPGRKDLLNPGFKGLPEEFGSKDYKPGPGPLGFIEKLCELHDGLVLEAKGVKEHFWKPFIKKLFDKKILKGKEENLTGFLDPVNFGDSFAALNRVYEEHVLATGSLDERIFLAEDASEEIGTPGQHHCVGAAEAMDHSTEAHSQSRAHAMRLSTPLTGRRYVRESSQQGTPVSMATQSVSRLHGLLSGLKHGPSAKLAQALRSCARDPTLVITSRVKEMFETFCLRYSGKGEVNASLFKDLTVKYFRLAEALYYKTLETVIDQERKRLGDTDLSGILEQDIFHRSLLACCLEVVIFSYRPPGEFPRVLEIFHLPPYQFYKVIEVLVRAEEGLFREAVKHLNRVEEQVLEKLAWKGESPLWESIREAKNRAPACQEVMQPQHLESTESPSASNTPVTPSRLSEIRAGKGAPVSPATLHDRYRSPPTGTARRRLFLDSDSTPEAGSPARAPQAPLVSSVPVQSIAAEAISITPVPGQTVVTMATATVTANNGQTVTIPVQGIANENGGITFIPVQVSMPSQAAGVGGSLQPLTAQTLSGTLTTQQLSGVASQVSTQNTPPVGQQAKAPAAHSPAENKPRKTGSLSLFFRKVYHLASVRLRDLCAKLDISAELRRRIWTCFEYSLVHCTDLMVDRHLDQLLMCAIYVMAKVTKEDKSFQNIMKCYRTQPQANSSVYRSVLISRRRRRSSSSSDSSARHSSPSEAGREHAGTPAPCPCAPAAPCPCRRPAAPPPRPPT from the exons atgaacGAAGAGGAAGAGGCTTCTCAGGCGACGAGACAGAGGTTTGAGGATCTCTGCAGGGCGCTGAATATGGACGAGGCGGCCGGCGATGAAGCCTGGAGGAATTAcgaaaaaatcaacaaaaactACACCTTAGAG GGCAGCGAGCTCCACTGGCTGGCCTGCTCTCTGTACGTGGCCTGCAGGACGGCCGTCCCCACTGTGGGCAAGGGCACGGCGGAGGGGAACTACGTCTCGCTGACCAGGATCCTGCGCTGCTCTGAGCAGAG CCTGATTGAGTTTTTCAGCAAGATGAAGAAGTGGGAGGACATGGCCAGCCTGCCCCCGCACTTCCGCGAGCACACCAGGAAGCTGGAGAGGAACTTCACCGTCTCCGCCGTCATCTTCAAGAAGTACGCCCCCATCTTCCAAGACATCTTCCGGGACCCCTCCCAGGACCCCCCGCGGGTGCAGAGGAGCCGCAAGCAGCG CAGACGCCACCCCTGCACCGTGTCGGAGGTCTTCAGCTTCTGCTGGATCTTGTTTGTTCACGCCAAGG GGAACTTCCCCATGATCAGTGATGACCTGGTGAACTCTTATCACCTGCTGCTGTGTGCGCTGGACCTGGTGTACTGCAACGCCCTTCTGTGCCCTGGACGCAAGGACCTGCTCAACCCTGGATTTAAAG GTCTGCCCGAAGAGTTCGGCAGCAAGGACTACAAGCCCGGCCCAGGCCCGCTGGGCTTCATCGAGAAGCTGTGTGAGCTGCATGACGGCCTGGTGCTGGAGGCCAAGGGGGTGAAGGAGCACTTCTGGAAGCCTTTCATCAAGAAACTCTTTGACAAGAAG attttaaaggGAAAGGAAGAAAACCTAACCGGTTTTTTGGATCCAGTGAATTTTGGAGACAGCTT CGCAGCTCTGAACAGAGTGTATGAGGAGCACGTGTTGGCGACAGGGAGCCTGGACGAGAGGATATTCCTGGCAGAGGACGCCAGCGAGGAAATTGGCACACCTGGGCAGCACCACTGCGTGGGGGCAGCAGAAGCCATGGATCACAGCACTGAGGCTCACAGCCAGAGCAGA GCCCACGCCATGCGTCTCTCCACGCCGCTCACCGGCCGCCGGTACGTCCGGGAGAGCAGCCAGCAGGGCACGCCTGTCTCCATGGCGACGCAGAGCGTGAGCCGACTCCACGGCCTGCTCAGCGGGCTGAAACACGGACCCAGCGCCAAGCTGGCGCAGGCGCTCAG GTCGTGCGCCAGAGACCCTACCCTGGTAATAACCAGCAGAGTCAAAGAGATGTTTGAAACATTCTGCCTTCGCTACAGCGGGAAAGGAGAAGTGAATGCCAGCCTGTTCAAGG ACCTCACTGTGAAGTATTTCCGCCTGGCTGAAGCGCTGTACTACAAAACGCTGGAGACGGTGATTgatcaggagaggaagaggctGGGGGACACCGACCTCTCT GGCATCCTGGAGCAGGACATATTCCACCGCTCGCTGCTCGCCTGCTGCCTGGAGGTGGTCATCTTCTCCTACCGGCCCCCGGGAGAGTTCCCCCGCGTCCTAGAGATCTTCCACCTCCCGCCGTACCAGTTCTATAAG GTGATCGAGGTGCTGGTGAGGGCGGAGGAAGGGCTGTTCCGCGAGGCGGTGAAGCACCTGAACCGGGTGGAGGAGCAGGTCCTGGAGAAGCTGGCCTGGAAGGGGGAGTCGCCATTGTGGGAGAGCATCCGGGAAGCAAAGAACAGGGCTCCGGCCTGCCAGGAG GTGATGCAGCCTCAGCACCTTGAGAGCACGGAGAGCCCCAGTGCCTCCAACACCCCTGTGACACCCAGCAGGCTCAGCGAGATCCGTGCGGGGAAAG GGGCGCCAGTGTCTCCCGCCACCCTGCACGACCGCTACCGCTCGCCCCCGACGGGCACCGCGCGGAGGAGGCTGTTCCTGGACAGCGACTCCACCCCCGAGGCCGGCAGTCCAGCCAGAGCCCCCCAGGCCCCTCTCGTGAGCAGCGTGCCCGTGCAGAGCATCGCCGCCGAGGCCATCTCCATCACCCCCGTGCCTGGGCAGACCGTGGTCACCATGGCGACCGCCACGGTCACCGCCAACAACGGCCAGACAGTCACCATACCGGTGCAAG GTATCGCCAACGAGAATGGCGGCATCACCTTCATCCCTGTCCAGGTGAGCATGCCCAGCCAAGCGGCGGGCGTTGGGGGCTCCCTCCAGCCGCTGACGGCCCAGACTCTCTCTGGAACTCTAACCACGCAGCAGCTCAGCGGTGTGGCCTCGCAGGTCTCCACGCAGAACACGCCGCCCGTGGGGCAGCAGGCCAAGgcacctgcagctcacagcccaGCTGAAAACAAGCCCAGGAAGACCGGCTCCCTGTCCCTGTTCTTCCGGAAG GTGTACCACCTGGCCAGTGTACGTCTGCGGGACCTGTGTGCCAAGCTGGACATCTCCGCCGAGCTGCGGAGGAGGATCTGGACATGCTTTGAGTATTCGCTGGTCCACTGCACTGACCTCATGGTGGACAGGCACCTGGACCAGCTCCTCATGTGCGCCATCTACGTCATGGCCAAG GTGACCAAAGAAGACAAGTCATTTCAGAATATAATGAAGTGCTACAGGACACAGCCCCAGGCCAACAGCAGT GTGTACCGCAGCGTGCTGATCTCCAGGCGGAGGCGGCGGAGCTCCAGCAGCAGTGACAGCAGCGCGAGACACAGCTCCCCCAGCGAGGCTGGCCGAGAGCATG CAGGGACTCCAGCCCCGTGCCCATGCGCTCCAGCAGCACCCTGCCCGTGCCGCAGGCCAGCAGCGCCCCCCCCACGCCCACCCACTTGA
- the rbl2 gene encoding retinoblastoma-like protein 2 isoform X1, whose protein sequence is MNEEEEASQATRQRFEDLCRALNMDEAAGDEAWRNYEKINKNYTLEGSELHWLACSLYVACRTAVPTVGKGTAEGNYVSLTRILRCSEQSLIEFFSKMKKWEDMASLPPHFREHTRKLERNFTVSAVIFKKYAPIFQDIFRDPSQDPPRVQRSRKQRRRHPCTVSEVFSFCWILFVHAKGNFPMISDDLVNSYHLLLCALDLVYCNALLCPGRKDLLNPGFKGLPEEFGSKDYKPGPGPLGFIEKLCELHDGLVLEAKGVKEHFWKPFIKKLFDKKILKGKEENLTGFLDPVNFGDSFAALNRVYEEHVLATGSLDERIFLAEDASEEIGTPGQHHCVGAAEAMDHSTEAHSQSRAHAMRLSTPLTGRRYVRESSQQGTPVSMATQSVSRLHGLLSGLKHGPSAKLAQALRSCARDPTLVITSRVKEMFETFCLRYSGKGEVNASLFKDLTVKYFRLAEALYYKTLETVIDQERKRLGDTDLSGILEQDIFHRSLLACCLEVVIFSYRPPGEFPRVLEIFHLPPYQFYKVIEVLVRAEEGLFREAVKHLNRVEEQVLEKLAWKGESPLWESIREAKNRAPACQEVMQPQHLESTESPSASNTPVTPSRLSEIRAGKGAPVSPATLHDRYRSPPTGTARRRLFLDSDSTPEAGSPARAPQAPLVSSVPVQSIAAEAISITPVPGQTVVTMATATVTANNGQTVTIPVQGIANENGGITFIPVQVSMPSQAAGVGGSLQPLTAQTLSGTLTTQQLSGVASQVSTQNTPPVGQQAKAPAAHSPAENKPRKTGSLSLFFRKVYHLASVRLRDLCAKLDISAELRRRIWTCFEYSLVHCTDLMVDRHLDQLLMCAIYVMAKVTKEDKSFQNIMKCYRTQPQANSSVYRSVLISRRRRRSSSSSDSSARHSSPSEAGREHASRDSSPVPMRSSSTLPVPQASSAPPTPTHLSSAPPGQEEEEEEERGDLILFYNNVYVKHIRDFALRYSPVSLAAPGTEAPPLSPYPAVRTVSPRRVLLSQNHSIYLSPHKNTSPLSTRDKIFYYISSSPSKKLREINSMIKTGETPTKKRGLLLEEGGQSPAKRLCQDNQTALLRRLQDVANDRGSH, encoded by the exons atgaacGAAGAGGAAGAGGCTTCTCAGGCGACGAGACAGAGGTTTGAGGATCTCTGCAGGGCGCTGAATATGGACGAGGCGGCCGGCGATGAAGCCTGGAGGAATTAcgaaaaaatcaacaaaaactACACCTTAGAG GGCAGCGAGCTCCACTGGCTGGCCTGCTCTCTGTACGTGGCCTGCAGGACGGCCGTCCCCACTGTGGGCAAGGGCACGGCGGAGGGGAACTACGTCTCGCTGACCAGGATCCTGCGCTGCTCTGAGCAGAG CCTGATTGAGTTTTTCAGCAAGATGAAGAAGTGGGAGGACATGGCCAGCCTGCCCCCGCACTTCCGCGAGCACACCAGGAAGCTGGAGAGGAACTTCACCGTCTCCGCCGTCATCTTCAAGAAGTACGCCCCCATCTTCCAAGACATCTTCCGGGACCCCTCCCAGGACCCCCCGCGGGTGCAGAGGAGCCGCAAGCAGCG CAGACGCCACCCCTGCACCGTGTCGGAGGTCTTCAGCTTCTGCTGGATCTTGTTTGTTCACGCCAAGG GGAACTTCCCCATGATCAGTGATGACCTGGTGAACTCTTATCACCTGCTGCTGTGTGCGCTGGACCTGGTGTACTGCAACGCCCTTCTGTGCCCTGGACGCAAGGACCTGCTCAACCCTGGATTTAAAG GTCTGCCCGAAGAGTTCGGCAGCAAGGACTACAAGCCCGGCCCAGGCCCGCTGGGCTTCATCGAGAAGCTGTGTGAGCTGCATGACGGCCTGGTGCTGGAGGCCAAGGGGGTGAAGGAGCACTTCTGGAAGCCTTTCATCAAGAAACTCTTTGACAAGAAG attttaaaggGAAAGGAAGAAAACCTAACCGGTTTTTTGGATCCAGTGAATTTTGGAGACAGCTT CGCAGCTCTGAACAGAGTGTATGAGGAGCACGTGTTGGCGACAGGGAGCCTGGACGAGAGGATATTCCTGGCAGAGGACGCCAGCGAGGAAATTGGCACACCTGGGCAGCACCACTGCGTGGGGGCAGCAGAAGCCATGGATCACAGCACTGAGGCTCACAGCCAGAGCAGA GCCCACGCCATGCGTCTCTCCACGCCGCTCACCGGCCGCCGGTACGTCCGGGAGAGCAGCCAGCAGGGCACGCCTGTCTCCATGGCGACGCAGAGCGTGAGCCGACTCCACGGCCTGCTCAGCGGGCTGAAACACGGACCCAGCGCCAAGCTGGCGCAGGCGCTCAG GTCGTGCGCCAGAGACCCTACCCTGGTAATAACCAGCAGAGTCAAAGAGATGTTTGAAACATTCTGCCTTCGCTACAGCGGGAAAGGAGAAGTGAATGCCAGCCTGTTCAAGG ACCTCACTGTGAAGTATTTCCGCCTGGCTGAAGCGCTGTACTACAAAACGCTGGAGACGGTGATTgatcaggagaggaagaggctGGGGGACACCGACCTCTCT GGCATCCTGGAGCAGGACATATTCCACCGCTCGCTGCTCGCCTGCTGCCTGGAGGTGGTCATCTTCTCCTACCGGCCCCCGGGAGAGTTCCCCCGCGTCCTAGAGATCTTCCACCTCCCGCCGTACCAGTTCTATAAG GTGATCGAGGTGCTGGTGAGGGCGGAGGAAGGGCTGTTCCGCGAGGCGGTGAAGCACCTGAACCGGGTGGAGGAGCAGGTCCTGGAGAAGCTGGCCTGGAAGGGGGAGTCGCCATTGTGGGAGAGCATCCGGGAAGCAAAGAACAGGGCTCCGGCCTGCCAGGAG GTGATGCAGCCTCAGCACCTTGAGAGCACGGAGAGCCCCAGTGCCTCCAACACCCCTGTGACACCCAGCAGGCTCAGCGAGATCCGTGCGGGGAAAG GGGCGCCAGTGTCTCCCGCCACCCTGCACGACCGCTACCGCTCGCCCCCGACGGGCACCGCGCGGAGGAGGCTGTTCCTGGACAGCGACTCCACCCCCGAGGCCGGCAGTCCAGCCAGAGCCCCCCAGGCCCCTCTCGTGAGCAGCGTGCCCGTGCAGAGCATCGCCGCCGAGGCCATCTCCATCACCCCCGTGCCTGGGCAGACCGTGGTCACCATGGCGACCGCCACGGTCACCGCCAACAACGGCCAGACAGTCACCATACCGGTGCAAG GTATCGCCAACGAGAATGGCGGCATCACCTTCATCCCTGTCCAGGTGAGCATGCCCAGCCAAGCGGCGGGCGTTGGGGGCTCCCTCCAGCCGCTGACGGCCCAGACTCTCTCTGGAACTCTAACCACGCAGCAGCTCAGCGGTGTGGCCTCGCAGGTCTCCACGCAGAACACGCCGCCCGTGGGGCAGCAGGCCAAGgcacctgcagctcacagcccaGCTGAAAACAAGCCCAGGAAGACCGGCTCCCTGTCCCTGTTCTTCCGGAAG GTGTACCACCTGGCCAGTGTACGTCTGCGGGACCTGTGTGCCAAGCTGGACATCTCCGCCGAGCTGCGGAGGAGGATCTGGACATGCTTTGAGTATTCGCTGGTCCACTGCACTGACCTCATGGTGGACAGGCACCTGGACCAGCTCCTCATGTGCGCCATCTACGTCATGGCCAAG GTGACCAAAGAAGACAAGTCATTTCAGAATATAATGAAGTGCTACAGGACACAGCCCCAGGCCAACAGCAGT GTGTACCGCAGCGTGCTGATCTCCAGGCGGAGGCGGCGGAGCTCCAGCAGCAGTGACAGCAGCGCGAGACACAGCTCCCCCAGCGAGGCTGGCCGAGAGCATG CCAGCAGGGACTCCAGCCCCGTGCCCATGCGCTCCAGCAGCACCCTGCCCGTGCCGCAGGCCAGCAGCGCCCCCCCCACGCCCACCCACTTGAGCAGCGCCCCCCccgggcaggaggaggaggaggaggaggagcgggGTGACCTCATCCTCTTCTACAACAACGTCTACGTCAAGCACATCCGCGACTTCGCTCTGCGCTACTCGCCCGTCTCTCTGGCCGCACCAGGG ACCGAGGCTCCGCCACTGTCGCCGTACCCCGCCGTGAGAACGGTGTCCCCCCGCAGGGTCCTGCTCTCCCAGAACCACTCCATCTACCTCTCCCCCCACAAGAACACCAGTCCTCTGTCGACCCGGGACAAGATCTTCTACTACATCAGCAGCAGCCCCTCCAAG
- the rbl2 gene encoding retinoblastoma-like protein 2 isoform X2 has product MNEEEEASQATRQRFEDLCRALNMDEAAGDEAWRNYEKINKNYTLEGSELHWLACSLYVACRTAVPTVGKGTAEGNYVSLTRILRCSEQSLIEFFSKMKKWEDMASLPPHFREHTRKLERNFTVSAVIFKKYAPIFQDIFRDPSQDPPRVQRSRKQRRHPCTVSEVFSFCWILFVHAKGNFPMISDDLVNSYHLLLCALDLVYCNALLCPGRKDLLNPGFKGLPEEFGSKDYKPGPGPLGFIEKLCELHDGLVLEAKGVKEHFWKPFIKKLFDKKILKGKEENLTGFLDPVNFGDSFAALNRVYEEHVLATGSLDERIFLAEDASEEIGTPGQHHCVGAAEAMDHSTEAHSQSRAHAMRLSTPLTGRRYVRESSQQGTPVSMATQSVSRLHGLLSGLKHGPSAKLAQALRSCARDPTLVITSRVKEMFETFCLRYSGKGEVNASLFKDLTVKYFRLAEALYYKTLETVIDQERKRLGDTDLSGILEQDIFHRSLLACCLEVVIFSYRPPGEFPRVLEIFHLPPYQFYKVIEVLVRAEEGLFREAVKHLNRVEEQVLEKLAWKGESPLWESIREAKNRAPACQEVMQPQHLESTESPSASNTPVTPSRLSEIRAGKGAPVSPATLHDRYRSPPTGTARRRLFLDSDSTPEAGSPARAPQAPLVSSVPVQSIAAEAISITPVPGQTVVTMATATVTANNGQTVTIPVQGIANENGGITFIPVQVSMPSQAAGVGGSLQPLTAQTLSGTLTTQQLSGVASQVSTQNTPPVGQQAKAPAAHSPAENKPRKTGSLSLFFRKVYHLASVRLRDLCAKLDISAELRRRIWTCFEYSLVHCTDLMVDRHLDQLLMCAIYVMAKVTKEDKSFQNIMKCYRTQPQANSSVYRSVLISRRRRRSSSSSDSSARHSSPSEAGREHASRDSSPVPMRSSSTLPVPQASSAPPTPTHLSSAPPGQEEEEEEERGDLILFYNNVYVKHIRDFALRYSPVSLAAPGTEAPPLSPYPAVRTVSPRRVLLSQNHSIYLSPHKNTSPLSTRDKIFYYISSSPSKKLREINSMIKTGETPTKKRGLLLEEGGQSPAKRLCQDNQTALLRRLQDVANDRGSH; this is encoded by the exons atgaacGAAGAGGAAGAGGCTTCTCAGGCGACGAGACAGAGGTTTGAGGATCTCTGCAGGGCGCTGAATATGGACGAGGCGGCCGGCGATGAAGCCTGGAGGAATTAcgaaaaaatcaacaaaaactACACCTTAGAG GGCAGCGAGCTCCACTGGCTGGCCTGCTCTCTGTACGTGGCCTGCAGGACGGCCGTCCCCACTGTGGGCAAGGGCACGGCGGAGGGGAACTACGTCTCGCTGACCAGGATCCTGCGCTGCTCTGAGCAGAG CCTGATTGAGTTTTTCAGCAAGATGAAGAAGTGGGAGGACATGGCCAGCCTGCCCCCGCACTTCCGCGAGCACACCAGGAAGCTGGAGAGGAACTTCACCGTCTCCGCCGTCATCTTCAAGAAGTACGCCCCCATCTTCCAAGACATCTTCCGGGACCCCTCCCAGGACCCCCCGCGGGTGCAGAGGAGCCGCAAGCAGCG ACGCCACCCCTGCACCGTGTCGGAGGTCTTCAGCTTCTGCTGGATCTTGTTTGTTCACGCCAAGG GGAACTTCCCCATGATCAGTGATGACCTGGTGAACTCTTATCACCTGCTGCTGTGTGCGCTGGACCTGGTGTACTGCAACGCCCTTCTGTGCCCTGGACGCAAGGACCTGCTCAACCCTGGATTTAAAG GTCTGCCCGAAGAGTTCGGCAGCAAGGACTACAAGCCCGGCCCAGGCCCGCTGGGCTTCATCGAGAAGCTGTGTGAGCTGCATGACGGCCTGGTGCTGGAGGCCAAGGGGGTGAAGGAGCACTTCTGGAAGCCTTTCATCAAGAAACTCTTTGACAAGAAG attttaaaggGAAAGGAAGAAAACCTAACCGGTTTTTTGGATCCAGTGAATTTTGGAGACAGCTT CGCAGCTCTGAACAGAGTGTATGAGGAGCACGTGTTGGCGACAGGGAGCCTGGACGAGAGGATATTCCTGGCAGAGGACGCCAGCGAGGAAATTGGCACACCTGGGCAGCACCACTGCGTGGGGGCAGCAGAAGCCATGGATCACAGCACTGAGGCTCACAGCCAGAGCAGA GCCCACGCCATGCGTCTCTCCACGCCGCTCACCGGCCGCCGGTACGTCCGGGAGAGCAGCCAGCAGGGCACGCCTGTCTCCATGGCGACGCAGAGCGTGAGCCGACTCCACGGCCTGCTCAGCGGGCTGAAACACGGACCCAGCGCCAAGCTGGCGCAGGCGCTCAG GTCGTGCGCCAGAGACCCTACCCTGGTAATAACCAGCAGAGTCAAAGAGATGTTTGAAACATTCTGCCTTCGCTACAGCGGGAAAGGAGAAGTGAATGCCAGCCTGTTCAAGG ACCTCACTGTGAAGTATTTCCGCCTGGCTGAAGCGCTGTACTACAAAACGCTGGAGACGGTGATTgatcaggagaggaagaggctGGGGGACACCGACCTCTCT GGCATCCTGGAGCAGGACATATTCCACCGCTCGCTGCTCGCCTGCTGCCTGGAGGTGGTCATCTTCTCCTACCGGCCCCCGGGAGAGTTCCCCCGCGTCCTAGAGATCTTCCACCTCCCGCCGTACCAGTTCTATAAG GTGATCGAGGTGCTGGTGAGGGCGGAGGAAGGGCTGTTCCGCGAGGCGGTGAAGCACCTGAACCGGGTGGAGGAGCAGGTCCTGGAGAAGCTGGCCTGGAAGGGGGAGTCGCCATTGTGGGAGAGCATCCGGGAAGCAAAGAACAGGGCTCCGGCCTGCCAGGAG GTGATGCAGCCTCAGCACCTTGAGAGCACGGAGAGCCCCAGTGCCTCCAACACCCCTGTGACACCCAGCAGGCTCAGCGAGATCCGTGCGGGGAAAG GGGCGCCAGTGTCTCCCGCCACCCTGCACGACCGCTACCGCTCGCCCCCGACGGGCACCGCGCGGAGGAGGCTGTTCCTGGACAGCGACTCCACCCCCGAGGCCGGCAGTCCAGCCAGAGCCCCCCAGGCCCCTCTCGTGAGCAGCGTGCCCGTGCAGAGCATCGCCGCCGAGGCCATCTCCATCACCCCCGTGCCTGGGCAGACCGTGGTCACCATGGCGACCGCCACGGTCACCGCCAACAACGGCCAGACAGTCACCATACCGGTGCAAG GTATCGCCAACGAGAATGGCGGCATCACCTTCATCCCTGTCCAGGTGAGCATGCCCAGCCAAGCGGCGGGCGTTGGGGGCTCCCTCCAGCCGCTGACGGCCCAGACTCTCTCTGGAACTCTAACCACGCAGCAGCTCAGCGGTGTGGCCTCGCAGGTCTCCACGCAGAACACGCCGCCCGTGGGGCAGCAGGCCAAGgcacctgcagctcacagcccaGCTGAAAACAAGCCCAGGAAGACCGGCTCCCTGTCCCTGTTCTTCCGGAAG GTGTACCACCTGGCCAGTGTACGTCTGCGGGACCTGTGTGCCAAGCTGGACATCTCCGCCGAGCTGCGGAGGAGGATCTGGACATGCTTTGAGTATTCGCTGGTCCACTGCACTGACCTCATGGTGGACAGGCACCTGGACCAGCTCCTCATGTGCGCCATCTACGTCATGGCCAAG GTGACCAAAGAAGACAAGTCATTTCAGAATATAATGAAGTGCTACAGGACACAGCCCCAGGCCAACAGCAGT GTGTACCGCAGCGTGCTGATCTCCAGGCGGAGGCGGCGGAGCTCCAGCAGCAGTGACAGCAGCGCGAGACACAGCTCCCCCAGCGAGGCTGGCCGAGAGCATG CCAGCAGGGACTCCAGCCCCGTGCCCATGCGCTCCAGCAGCACCCTGCCCGTGCCGCAGGCCAGCAGCGCCCCCCCCACGCCCACCCACTTGAGCAGCGCCCCCCccgggcaggaggaggaggaggaggaggagcgggGTGACCTCATCCTCTTCTACAACAACGTCTACGTCAAGCACATCCGCGACTTCGCTCTGCGCTACTCGCCCGTCTCTCTGGCCGCACCAGGG ACCGAGGCTCCGCCACTGTCGCCGTACCCCGCCGTGAGAACGGTGTCCCCCCGCAGGGTCCTGCTCTCCCAGAACCACTCCATCTACCTCTCCCCCCACAAGAACACCAGTCCTCTGTCGACCCGGGACAAGATCTTCTACTACATCAGCAGCAGCCCCTCCAAG